The following are from one region of the Aspergillus chevalieri M1 DNA, chromosome 1, nearly complete sequence genome:
- a CDS encoding putative GAJ protein (COG:D;~EggNog:ENOG410PS3S;~InterPro:IPR040453,IPR005647;~PFAM:PF03962;~go_function: GO:0003690 - double-stranded DNA binding [Evidence IEA];~go_process: GO:0007131 - reciprocal meiotic recombination [Evidence IEA]) codes for MPPKLSKSAKQDLIVSHLRATRTCHTLKDLEKMLPSVASINGMQVKEYIQMLTDENLIRVEKIGSGNWYWCFGSDEKKARETRLGQLQKEVEKAQASYDDMGSCLAEQLAKREAEANGGGGESGGDGNNEDERDTLQYQKGVLEKQVQQLQAQWKAVMPSTGDGEWKSVQEKKAELGTLRQTVQQWTDNIYILEEYLGKLAGGDREIIAAVQQECYGEEYVEGEGLREI; via the exons ATG CCCCCCAAACTCTCCAAAAGCGCCAAACAAGACCTCATCGTCTCCCACCTTCGCGCCACGCGCACCTGTCACACGCTCAAAGACCTCGAGAAGATGCTCCCCTCGGTGGCCTCGATCAACGGCATGCAGGTAAAAGAATACATCCAGATGCTGACGGACGAAAACCTCATCCGGGTGGAAAAAATCGGAAGCGGGAATTGGTACTGGTGTTTCGGGAGCGACGAGAAAAAAGCGCGGGAGACTCGTCTCGGTCAACTCCAGAAGGAAGTGGAGAAGGCCCAAGCGAGCTACGACGACATGGGATCGTGTTTGGCCGAGCAGTTGGCGAAACGGGAGGCCGAAGCGAACGGGGGCGGGGGCGAGTCCGGCGGTGACGGAAATAATGAGGATGAGAGAGACACTCTACAGTACCAGAAAGGGGTATTAGAGAAGCAGGTTCAGCAATTACAGGCGCAGTGGAAGGCTGTCATGCCGTCTACGGGCGATGGAGAGTGGAAGAGCGTGCAGGAGAAAAAGGCCGAATTGGGGACGCTGCGACAGACGGTGCAGCAGTGGACGGACAACATCTACATTCTGGAGGAGTACCTGGGTAAGCTGGCCGGCGGGGATCGGGAAATTATCGCGGCGGTGCAGCAGGAGTGTTATGGGGAGGAATATGTGGAGGGCGAGGGATTGCGGGAGATATAA
- the rim8 gene encoding pH response protein PalF (COG:K;~EggNog:ENOG410PIHK;~InterPro:IPR014756,IPR011021,IPR011022,IPR014752;~PFAM:PF00339) has product MSVDSFGARPSSSSRTRSSILSRFRSQLGHRNRSISDIYIEPDDPWRSYFPGDAIKGTVVLTVVRPVRITHLVVCLHGVVKVHRNAVPASEAGPDVGVLGPGRGRRGSEYLGNGLATLFEDEVVLCGEGRLKEGIYKFRFEMGFPPYPLPSSINFERGTIAYMLTSTLTKPTTINPTISCKRRVNFLENIDIAPFPAPKARIVTLEPVSRRSKSRVKGKSPATDSTVTATTTTPPPQAASSTADTLSREPSMNGGGSTSDHRAPLSPAPSNVSSSSRLSNSSQSFQIGSDPSSSTSTRMRNSETRSITPSTPDKTITAKTEVLRAGVLPGDSLPVHVTINHCRQVRSAHGIIITLYRQGRVDMHPSIPVGYSDDGKKPIYEDCYPKSRTGLGGLTIGTSRSSSIFRKDLSQSFAPLIVDPSNMTAVVRTSIRIPEDAFPTITRTPGGMIHFRYYVEVVADLRGKLTSPERFLPRLNMVSSGSTFSPSGQILNPADTSGTNSVTANWAGNILDTDQIRREKGVIAVAFEVVVGTRDSQRVNGARAATTVGSNAPSATPGSEFLPSVGNAPVAEGGEWLENPNSLPSAPEEYQYPVQEDYGYGYFHDPQWAEYAENYGQPPQHYHHHQPFAPMAATPEAEEPMDEKARLRQAEETLLPSRPPESPEAGPSTAELAVPTAPVLPEDDHINGYHHVPSVPVRENGISPAVMSAESVHTIVPGQHGHHPMERSSAPPVSTPTHGDDKQELERQRLMMEASAPEDPESSHHVNGAPVEEGPSAPILDEDEELVGGRANGDESLPRYQR; this is encoded by the exons ATGTCAGTCGACTCCTTTGGCGCTCGACCTTCTTCGTCATCGCGCACCCGCAGCTCTATTCTCTCCCGGTTTCGCTCGCAGCTGGGCCACCGGAATCGCAGCATTAGCGATATCTATATCGAACCTGACGATCCTTGGCGTTCCTACTTCCCCGGCGATGCGATCAAAGGTACCGTTGTTCTGACCGTTGTACGACCCGTCCGCATTACACATCTGGTTGTTTGTCTGCATGGGGTGGTCAAAGTACACAGGAATGCGGTGCCGGCTAGCGAGGCGGGCCCAGATGTGGGAGTTCTCGGGCCAGGGCGTGGTCGTCGCGGGTCAGAATATCTGGGCAATGGCTTGGCGACATTGTTTGAAGATGAGGTTGTTCTCTGTGGAGAGGGTCGTCTCAAGGAGGGTATCTACAAGTTCCGGTTTGAAATGGGCTTTCCGCCGTATCCTCTGCCCAGTAGCATCAAC TTTGAACGAGGGACCATTGCTTATATGCTTACGTCCACCCTAACAAAACCAACAACGATCAACCCGACCATATCCTGCAAACGACGTGTTAATTTCCTCGAAAACATCGACATAGCTCCATTCCCAGCACCGAAAGCTCGCATAGTCACCTTGGAACCTGTTTCCAGACGTTCGAAATCCAGAGTCAAAGGGAAATCACCAGCGACAGACTCGACAGTAACCGCAACGACAACAACACCGCCACCACAGGCAGCTTCTTCAACAGCAGATACGCTCTCACGAGAGCCTTCAATGAACGGTGGGGGATCGACTTCGGATCATCGTGCTCCACTCAGTCCGGCTCCCAGTAACGTCAGTTCCTCCAGTCGgctcagcaacagcagccaGAGTTTTCAGATCGGTAGCGACCCGAGTTCCTCCACCAGCACACGAATGCGGAACAGTGAAACACGGAGCATCACGCCTTCTACTCCCGATAAAACCATCACCGCCAAAACCGAAGTGCTGCGCGCTGGCGTGCTACCAGGAGATTCATTACCTGTTCATGTTACGATTAACCATTGTAGGCAGGTGCGCAGTGCGCACGGCATTATTATCACTCTATACCGTCAGGGTCGGGTAGACATGCACCCGTCTATCCCGGTTGGATACTCGGACGACGGCAAGAAACCAATCTACGAGGATTGCTATCCAAAATCGCGTACGGGTCTTGGGGGTCTGACGATAGGAACtagccgcagcagcagcatttTCCGAAAAGATTTATCTCAATCGTTCGCCCCGCTGATTGTTGATCCATCCAACATGACCGCTGTTGTCCGGACATCGATCCGGATCCCGGAGGATGCCTTTCCTACCATCACACGCACGCCGGGCGGCATGATCCATTTCCGATACTATGTAGAGGTGGTTGCAGATCTTCGAGGCAAGCTCACGTCTCCAGAACGCTTCTTGCCGCGGCTTAATATGGTTTCGAGCGGAAGTACATTTTCGCCTAGTGGGCAAATTCTCAATCCGGCCGATACCAGTGGGACGAATTCCGTCACTGCCAACTGGGCCGGCAATATCCTCGATACCGACCAGATTCGGCGCGAGAAGGGTGTGATTGCCGTGGCTTTTGAGGTTGTGGTGGGAACCCGCGACTCGCAGCGGGTGAATGGCGCCAGGGCTGCTACTACTGTCGGTAGTAATGCGCCTTCTGCGACTCCTGGGTCGGAGTTTCTCCCGTCAGTTGGGAATGCGCCTGTCGCTGAAGGAGGTGAATGGCTGGAGAATCCGAATTCTCTTCCCAGTGCTCCGGAGGAGTATCAGTATCCGGTCCAAGAGGACTATGGGTACGGATACTTCCATGATCCTCAATGGGCGGAGTATGCGGAGAATTATGGGCAGCCGCCACAGCAttatcaccatcatcaaccctTTGCGCCGATGGCTGCAACCCCAGAGGCAGAGGAACCAATGGACGAAAAGGCACGCCTCCGACAAGCAGAAGAAACACTCCTCCCCAGTCGCCCGCCCGAGTCACCAGAAGCCGGTCCCTCAACAGCAGAATTGGCCGTCCCCACCGCTCCCGTCCTTCCCGAAGACGACCACATTAACGGCTACCACCACGTCCCCTCAGTCCCAGTCCGCGAGAACGGGATTTCCCCAGCCGTCATGTCAGCGGAGTCTGTGCACACGATCGTACCAGGACAACACGGGCATCATCCTATGGAAAGATCCAGCGCGCCTCCTGTTTCTACACCGACGCACGGAGACGACAAGCAGGAACTGGAACGGCAGCGGTTGATGATGGAGGCTAGTGCACCCGAGGATCCGGAGTCGTCGCATCATGTTAATGGGGCGCCTGTTGAGGAGGGCCCTAGTGCGCCGAttctggatgaggatgaagagttGGTTGGGGGGAGAGCGAATGGGGATGAGTCGTTGCCGCGGTATCAGCGGTAG
- a CDS encoding uncharacterized protein (COG:S;~EggNog:ENOG410PS1X), whose protein sequence is MPAKPFLHPLKTPKTATFPSELHDDINTAKTPSTISDTIKYEPGTATPITPPTAYTEFLKALTPVFTSPVSAGTSFPRFQFDKPAGPAGQGPAQGPTSAPTPTSTTTSQPASAVSGTFGFHEREPPVKSATLPPPPATATGTGPYSGPGGIRKHQSLRRLRIPPSMHLSPITTAASDAPRSATTLRSPFSPGDWKLRYMEPRSATTTTSTGGGGRSVSVRQVVTRTVTYKRMQLEAPPKGKGKRRRYHEGKDV, encoded by the coding sequence ATGCCAGCAAAACCCTTCCTCCACCCCCTCAAAACACCCAAAACCGCCACCTTCCCCTCCGAACTCCACGACGACATTAACACCGCCAAAACCCCCTCTACCATCTCCGACACCATCAAGTATGAACCCGGCACCGCAACTCCCATCACCCCTCCAACGGCATACACCGAGTTTCTCAAGGCCTTGACGCCCGTGTTCACCAGCCCCGTCAGCGCAGGGACCAGTTTCCCCCGCTTCCAGTTCGACAAACCCGCAGGCCCCGCGGGACAGGGACCAGCTCAGGGTCCTACGTCTGCGCCGACGCCCACGTCCACGACCACTTCGCAGCCTGCGAGTGCGGTTAGCGGGACGTTTGGGTTCCATGAGCGTGAACCGCCTGTTAAGTCAGCTACGCTGCCTCCACCACCTGCCACGGCCACGGGCACTGGTCCGTACTCAGGGCCAGGGGGAATAAGAAAGCACCAGAGTCTTCGACGGCTGCGGATTCCGCCGTCGATGCATCTTTCGCCGATCACGACTGCGGCGAGTGATGCCCCGCGGAGTGCGACGACGCTGCGGTCTCCGTTTTCGCCGGGGGATTGGAAATTGAGATATATGGAGCCGCGGAGTGCGACGACAACTACGTCTACGGGTGGCGGGGGAAGATCGGTTAGTGTGCGACAGGTTGTTACGCGGACGGTGACGTATAAGAGGATGCAGTTGGAGGCGCCGCCgaaggggaaggggaagaggaggaggtaTCATGAGGGGAAGGATGTTTAG
- a CDS encoding uncharacterized protein (COG:S;~EggNog:ENOG410PMR8), producing the protein MTAPFTPDSAAPEPSTPNSAISITALARFEFEAGKANDGTKILMVEWEDRRAGSWHVFWEGKKAVLPADEQTSESTRRFYFLLPPDVTIPPVVTLKYHHPASGQMTKENGADTGAEQKPNTIQLNPLPAIFPPELGVTGRSAGKKGVLHTIWAKKRLQVLEKEIREECLNNAEGIALHMAVQEKEWIETHFGLGPNADTSDANNGGHDHGRNYPMGPTTPVSPGGSGKLGEKLKGLKLQTSEQGLSPREGSAARLLSPQSPDVAVSSFNSFHSIHNPNPPAVKAVAPPESIQAQQHANNGSSGFASMNSLAGPSNPDPGEELFAKALSPRSPDLPRSPFSFAPETLHM; encoded by the exons ATGACAGCCCCATTCACCCCCGACAGCGCGGCTCCCGAGCCCTCCACCCCAAACAGCGCCATCTCCATCACAGCCCTCGCCCGCTTCGAGTTCGAAGCCGGTAAAGCCAACGACGGGACTAAGATCCTCATGGTCGAATGGGAAGACAGGAGGGCGGGGTCATGGCATGTGTTCTGGGAAGGGAAGAAGGCTGTCTTGCCGGCCGACGAGCAGACGAGTGAGAGCACGAGGAGGTTTTATTTCTTGTTGCCGCCGGATGTGACGATTCCGCCGGTTGTTACGCTCAAATATCATCACCCAGCTTCGGGTCAGATGACAAAAGAAAACGGGGCGGATACAGGGGCGGAACAGAAACCGAACACCATCCAGCTAAACCCGCTGCCTGCGATTTTTCCGCCCGAACTAGGGGTCACCGGTCGGTCGGCTGGAAAAAAGGGCGTGTTGCATACGATATGGGCGAAGAAGAGGCTGCAGGTTCTTGAGAAGGAGATCCGGGAGGAATGTTTGAATAATGCGGAGGGGATCGCGCTGCATATGGCTGTGCAGGAGAAGGAGTGGATTGAGACGCATTTTGGATTGGGTCCTAATGCGGATACTAGCGATGCCAACAATGGAGGCCATGACCACGGGAGGAATTACCCCATGGGTCCGACGACGCCGGTGTCGCCAGGTGGGAGTGGGAAGTTGGGGGAGAAGCTTAAGGGGTTGAAGTTGCAGACTAGTGAGCAGGGGTTGTCCCCGAGGGAGG GATCTGCTGCTCGTCTCCTCTCGCCTCAATCTCCAGATGTCGCCGTTTCGTCCTTTAATTCCTTCCATAGCATCCACAATCCCAATCCGCCTGCCGTGAAAGCAGTGGCACCGCCAGAGTCGATTCAGGCGCAACAacatgccaacaatggcagTAGTGGATTCGCGTCTATGAACTCGCTGGCAGGGCCGTCCAACCCAGACCCTGGCGAGGAGTTATTCGCAAAGGCCCTGAGTCCGCGATCGCCAGATCTACCCCGgagtccattctcatttgcGCCGGAGACTTTGCATATGTGA
- a CDS encoding putative secretory component protein shr3 (COG:U;~EggNog:ENOG410PNPV;~InterPro:IPR013248;~PFAM:PF08229;~SECRETED:SignalP(1-18);~TransMembrane:3 (n6-14c18/19o84-101i113-134o188-206i)), whose product MAIMSIGSFATFLIVCRASPITPRTTLIHNTATNKTTATCFFLGIIFSLFPYDYPILWSTSPTPASHYDYLESHLRFLHASPPLIPRILHIVIFLGLAGLLTKLYKPSESNMLFDGASLVLYMCGVTVYIANIVKGLRLVSDGRYGDYIDEKVSEGLLDEAQQMGAAGGAGAAGAGGQILGREDSLKVLSASNTILALVLVGVLVLQAGQWYAERKDALEFESLDETSAKEGEEGTGTDGDGEGTSSAVKVGGKKQGLKKKN is encoded by the coding sequence ATGGCAATAATGAGCATCGGGTCCTTTGCGACCTTCCTAATCGTTTGCCGTGCGTCCCCCATCACCCCCCGAACCACACTCATTCATAACACCGCAACTAAcaaaacaacagcaacatgcttcttcctcggcataatcttctccctcttcccctACGACTACCCAATTCTGTGGTCCACCTCTCCAACCCCTGCCTCGCACTACGACTACCTCGAATCCCACCTACGCTTCCTGCACGCCTCCCCTCCGCTAATCCCGCGCATCCTCCACATCGTCATTTTCCTGGGTCTAGCGGGTCTCTTGACGAAGCTCTACAAACCCTCTGAATCGAATATGCTCTTCGACGGCGCATCGCTGGTGCTGTATATGTGCGGTGTTACGGTGTATATCGCGAATATTGTGAAAGGTCTGCGGCTTGTTTCGGACGGGCGGTATGGGGATTATATCGATGAGAAGGTTAGCGAGGGGTTGCTGGATGAGGCACAGCAGATGGGTGCCGCCGGCGGTGCGGGCGCTGCTGGTGCGGGGGGACAGATTTTGGGGAGGGAGGATTCGTTGAAGGTGCTTTCGGCGAGTAATACGATTTTGGCGCTAGTGCTTGTTGGGGTGCTTGTGTTGCAGGCGGGGCAGTGGTATGCGGAGCGGAAGGATGCCTTGGAGTTTGAGTCGttggatgaaacgtctgctaaggaaggggaggaggggacTGGGACggatggagatggggagGGGACTTCGTCGGCTGTTAAGGTTGGGGGTAAAAAGCAagggttgaagaagaagaattaG
- a CDS encoding uncharacterized protein (COG:S;~EggNog:ENOG410PQZC;~TransMembrane:9 (n4-14c18/19o28-50i62-83o133-155i213-232o252-276i325-346o366-387i394-412o418-439i)) codes for MSDLQIVTGFAILLSGFAQFQCGLAALKWRTILDLAWFSCLTHLLCLTMLRRHLHTHTFQRIWRLFAMGVLAALLAAGLLITANPKWLLLSEDTKATPTICIVGCYLKPGPNKEWVESMESIPSVESWQPLEWFWTPVISASFVMVAFVSQVVRLHKTLSVGVSRATKWLDGQMQRLLWVLFRILCTEGDICSLGYRPIFGIVMILRFVLDSWASFAVEVSWVFAAFLWGILRLVKDLSPDSKMEPLDLNKQAWTFGQVVSVFALAAPLISIIGTLEENLKGEESSVPQRPSDGHQSSRLPLSSIRYSTFEDLERPDTGWASHTSCLGTAITYIYVSCIFIGYLVFTSMADGSALLNSIRRSGVAIPTAIYCFYCVVLCSLTIELAVSQDHHWLRRFLQFLIIGLFMIGWVWCTSLFYYLQIFAAIGLYVMGALIHRAIGWCTR; via the exons ATGAGTGACCTCCAGATTGTCACCGGCTTTGCAATCCTTCTCAGCGGATTTGCACAATTTCAATGTGGCCTGGCAGCTTTGAAATGGCGCACTATTCTTGATCTGGCATGGTTCTCCTGTCTGACGCATCTTTTATGCCTAACGATGTTGCGACGACATCTTCATACGCATACCTTTCAGCGCATATGGAGATTATTCGCAATGGGTGTACTTGCGGCATTACTAGCTGCTGGCCTACTAATTACGGCAAATCCCAAATGGCTTTTGCTATCTGAGGATACCAAAGCTACCCCCACTATTTGTATCGTTGGCTGCTATCTGAAACCTGGGCCAAACAAGGAATGGGTGGAATCCATGGAATCTATACCTTCTGTGGAGTCCTGGCAGCCATTGGAATGGTTCTGGACACCGGTAATCTCCGCAAGCTTTGTCATGGTTGCGTTTGTCTCTCAGGTTGTGAGGCTACATAAGACTCTCTCTGTGGGTGTTAGCCGAGCTACTAAATGGCTTGATGGCCAGATGCAGCGACTTCTCTGGGTTCTTTTCagaatactctgtacagaagGAGATATTTGTTCACTCGGATACCGGCCTATTTTTGGTATCGTGATGATTTTGCGTTTCGTGCTGGATTCATGGGCTTCATTCGCTGTCGAG GTAAGCTGGGTCTTCGCAGCTTTTCTCTGGGGTATTTTGCGTCTGGTTAAAGACTTGTCTCCTGACAGCAAGATGGAACCCCTTGATTTAAACAAGCAAGCATGGACATTCGGCCAAGTCGTCTCTGTATTTGCACTGGCGGCGCCCCTCATCAGCATTATTGGAACTCTGGAAGAAA ACCTAAAAGGTGAGGAGTCTTCAGTGCCACAGCGGCCATCCGACGGTCACCAATCCTCTCGACTCCCTTTGAGCTCTATCAGATATAGTACATTTGAGGACCTCGAAAGGCCAGACACAGGCTGGGCTTCCCACACTAGCTGCCTTGGAACAGCAATTACTTACATTTATGTGTCTTGCATTTTTATAGGATACCTTGTTTTCACCAGCATGGCAGATGGGTCAGCCCTTTTGAATTCCATTCGCAGGTCGGGAGTCGCTATTCCAACGGCAATTTACTGCTTTTATTGCGTAGTGCTTTGCTCTCTCACTATTGAATTAGCCGTATCGCAAGATCATCATTGGCTTCGAAGGTTCTTACAGTTTCTGATCATTGGCTTGTTTATGATTGGTTGGGTTTGGTGCACCTCGTTATTTTACTATTTGCAAATCTTTGCTGCTATCGGACTCTATGTTATGGGTGCTCTGATACACAGGGCTATCGGGTGGTGCACGCGTTGA
- a CDS encoding Zn(II)2Cys6 transcription factor (COG:K;~EggNog:ENOG410PFWM;~InterPro:IPR036864,IPR021858,IPR001138;~PFAM:PF00172,PF11951;~go_function: GO:0000981 - DNA-binding transcription factor activity, RNA polymerase II-specific [Evidence IEA];~go_function: GO:0008270 - zinc ion binding [Evidence IEA];~go_process: GO:0006355 - regulation of transcription, DNA-templated [Evidence IEA]), with translation MPATKKKSTPKPRVAKKIESESPPAKIPSTPMERTERQNRLHKRSRSGCFTCRLRRKKCDEKHPSCSACNNLRVQCEYKRPIWWGNPEHRRHQKEEIKNKIKQTKMSERNASVTDPLIRRNLVASPVTPPEYEFSYPVMSEQYDLFAPSQMPVATMDTVAYGPYGPYEIDVKTERQTYINDVPLRHDSSISTFSSFAPPQIDAPLPTFPGDEWLQDDCFTQIPTLEGIDPALCDTDTAESYTTMQSNIPVSDQDRPLLDHFIHNVMRLIFPVLEAHQQGQPRAQTILRALETNKCYLHCCLSVAAIHLKTTVGIVSEQIDHDIMRHRYEAVSQLCQALGQDVDHEEILDATLAMIFFHCSVGPADDYLPDIPWFDHFQAASNLVNRLGLPTEMLSAGSPYMPSPPFNMTLAAWIDILGSTMQGTTPQFAHTYRSKHLSGSSSGLRELMGCDDRVMYLISEIACLDALRTSGRIDSMAVCSHVSALGQQLEFTEPADQTLEHPYSPTTGAIRTDVLTKNMTRLFRIAARIYLCSLVPGFDRNQPSTINLVSAFIETLNYIPTGPTGFDRSLVWPLLITGSFSSPGSEFRTILAQRAASLEEHAELGSFGRMYRLLQEVWRQADELEEPVYMPEELYSNPSEGSGSGSASPVAKLERSASPEHAPLMAAPKQTVSWRDIMQRNGWHYLLI, from the exons ATGCCTGCCACAAAAAAGAAGTCGACTCCCAAGCCTAGAGTCGCCAAGAAGATCGAGTCGGAATCTCCTCCAGCAAAGATTCCCTCTACCCCCATGGAGAGGACCGAAAGACAGAACAGGTTGCACAAAAGGTCGCGTTCTG GCTGCTTCACATGTCGTCTGCGCCGGAAGAAATGCGACGAGAAACATCCCTCCTGCAGTGCCTGCAACAACCTCCGTGTCCAATGCGAATACAAGCGCCCGATTTGGTGGGGGAACCCTGAGCACCGGAGACACCAAAAGGAGGAGATCAAGAACAAAATCAAGCAGACAAAAATGAGCGAGCGCAATGCTAGCGTGACAG ATCCTCTTATTCGTCGCAACCTGGTCGCTTCGCCTGTCACCCCCCCGGAATACGAGTTTAGCTATCCTGTCATGTCGGAACAATACGACCTTTTTGCTCCCTCGCAGATGCCTGTCGCTACCATGGACACCGTCGCATACGGTCCCTACGGCCCCTACGAGATTGATGTCAAGACTGAGCGACAGACCTACATCAATGATGTTCCATTGCGCCACGACTCGTCAATATCCACATTCAGCTCATTCGCTCCTCCCCAGATCGATGCGCCACTTCCGACATTCCCAGGGGACGAATGGCTCCAGGATGATTGCTTTACCCAGATCCCGACCCTCGAGGGCATCGACCCGGCTTTGTGCGACACGGACACGGCTGAAAGCTACACAACCATGCAGAGTAACATTCCCGTGAGCGACCAAGACCGGCCACTCCTGGACCACTTCATCCACAATGTGATGCGCTTGATTTTCCCGGTTTTGGAGGCGCACCAGCAGGGACAGCCTCGTGCGCAGACCATCCTCCGTGCCCTAGAAACAAACAAGTGCTACCTCCACTGCTGTCTCAGTGTGGCCGCCATCCATCTCAAGACCACAGTAGGAATCGTTTCAGAGCAGATCGACCACGACATCATGCGCCACCGCTACGAAGCCGTCTCCCAACTCTGCCAGGCCCTGGGCCAAGACGTCGACCACGAGGAAATCCTCGACGCAACCCTCGCCATGATCTTCTTCCACTGCTCCGTCGGTCCCGCGGATGACTACCTCCCCGACATCCCCTGGTTCGACCACTTCCAAGCAGCCTCGAACCTGGTCAACCGCCTCGGCCTGCCGACCGAGATGCTTAGCGCCGGAAGCCCCTACATGCCCTCTCCTCCGTTCAACATGACCCTCGCCGCATGGATCGACATCCTCGGCTCGACCATGCAAGGAACAACCCCCCAATTCGCCCACACCTACCGCTCCAAGCACCTCAGCGGTTCTTCCTCCGGTCTCCGCGAGCTCATGGGCTGCGACGACCGCGTCATGTACCTCATCTCCGAAATCGCCTGCCTCGACGCCCTCAGAACCTCCGGCCGCATCGACTCCATGGCCGTTTGCTCGCATGTCTCCGCGCTCGGCCAACAACTCGAATTCACCGAACCCGCCGACCAAACCCTCGAACACCCGTACTCCCCGACTACGGGTGCCATCCGCACCGACGTCCTGACAAAGAACATGACCCGCCTCTTCCGCATCGCCGCCCGCATCTACCTCTGCAGTCTCGTGCCCGGCTTCGACCGCAACCAACCCAGCACCATCAACCTGGTCTCCGCCTTCATCGAAACATTGAACTACATCCCCACAGGACCAACCGGCTTCGACCGCTCGCTCGTCTGGCCTTTGCTCATCACCGGCTCGTTCTCGTCGCCGGGTAGTGAATTCCGCACCATTCTCGCTCAGCGCGCAGCTTCTCTTGAGGAGCACGCAGAACTCGGCAGCTTTGGTCGCATGTACCGTCTACTGCAGGAAGTCTGGCGCCAGGCGGACGAGCTTGAGGAGCCAGTTTACATGCCAGAGGAACTCTACTCGAACCCGTCTGAGGGCTCTGGTTCTGGCTCCGCGAGCCCCGTCGCGAAACTAGAACGTTCCGCGTCGCCAGAACACGCGCCTTTAATGGCCGCGCCAAAGCAGACAGTTAGCTGGAGGGACATTATGCAACGCAACGGGTGGCATTACTTGCTCATTTAA